The Pelmatolapia mariae isolate MD_Pm_ZW linkage group LG10_11, Pm_UMD_F_2, whole genome shotgun sequence genome includes a region encoding these proteins:
- the guca1d gene encoding guanylate cyclase activator 1d isoform X2 gives MCSPRMLMIVSLIYEFCCRSKSSAVVETGHKTSDGYINFVEYIAAISLMLKGEINQKLKWYFKLFDQDGNGKIDKEELETIFTAIQDITRNKDIDPEEIVSLIFEKIDVKGEGELTLEEFIEGAKDHEDIMDMLKTLMDLTPVLLIIIEGRTGNNQ, from the exons ATGTGCAGCCCAAGAATGCTGATGATTGTTAGTCTCATCTATGAGTTTTGCTGTCGCTCTAAATCATCTGCTGTTGTGGAAACTGGTCATAAAACCTCT GACGGCTACATTAACTTTGTGGAGTACATCGCAGCCATCAGCCTGATGCTGAAGGGAGAAATCAACCAGAAACTGAAGTGGTACTTCAAACTGTTCGACCAGGACGGCAACGGAAAGATCGACAAGGAAGAGCTGGAGACCATCTTCACG GCCATCCAAGACATCACACGGAACAAAGACATCGACCCCGAGGAAATCGTCTCGCTCATATTTGAGAAGATTGATGTGAAAGGAGAAG GTGAGCTGACCCTGGAGGAGTTCATCGAGGGAGCCAAAGACCACGAAGATATCATGGACATGCTGAAGACCCTGATGGACCTGACGCCGGTCTTACTGATCATTATTGAGGGCCGGACGGGGAACAACCAATGA
- the dub gene encoding duboraya yields MEEQATSQRSVAELARRFKGAAPPQSPAGNEQEKPVRRRPPRTLQLSKTQGGEQQGPADAPTSPVKVKRNSGLIEKIQAELLLSPTGPPMKSPGIRMLPLNFPLPSPGSAPPGTSVTTSSSATPTSPVASSPVTETEGPASFEEPATVAEGLVLQSINKGRARHSIRRRPPSRRHRTSSSGEVEAKDAADTQVSSTTDPTDKTAAGGDQDGEQGGAGDVFKKEDQTDAPTAPEKNQTHEEEEPKSGDGDVKEGEKGSVEGEEEEAPSSSSSEKKEEEPRSQETQKQDPTEDATLTDGKEEEQSEEATSSAR; encoded by the exons GAGCAGGCTACATCGCAGCGCTCTGTGGCTGAACTCGCCAGGAGGTTCAAAGGTGCGGCTCCGCCACAAAGCCCCGCCGGGAATGAACAG GAGAAGCCGGTCAGACGGCGACCGCCCCGCACCCTACAGCTGTCCAAAACCCAGGGAGGCGAGCAGCAG ggtcCTGCAGATGCCCCGACGTCACCTGTCAAAGTCAAGAGGAACTCTGGTCTAATTGAGAAAATCCAG GCTGAACTCTTGCTCTCGCCCACGGGTCCTCCTATGAAGAGCCCTGGCATCAGGATGCTACCTCTCAACTTCCCCCTGCCCTCCCCTGGCTCCGCCCCACCTGGTACCTCAGTAACCACCTCGTCCTCAGCGACCCCCACCAGCCCAGTCGCTTCCTCTCCTGTAACTGAAACGGAAGGCCCCGCCTCTTTTGAGGAACCTGCCACTGTGGCGGAGGGATTGGTCCTGCAGAGCATCAACAAG GGCAGAGCTCGCCACTCCATCCGCCGCCGTCCGCCATCGCGTCGCCACAGGACATCCAGCAGCGGAGAGGTGGAGGCCAAAGACGCAgcagacacacaggtgagctcGACGACTGACCCCACCGACAAAACTGCAGCCGGGGGCGATCAGGACGGCGAGCAGGGCGGTGCAGGTGACGTGTTCAAGAAGGAGGATCAAACAGACGCCCCAACCGCTCCTGAGAAAAACCAAACTCACGAAGAGGAAGAGCCAAAGAGCGGTGACGGTGATGTGAAGGAAGGAGAGAAAGGGTCTGtagaaggagaggaggaggaggcaccatcatcatcatcatcagagaagaaggaggaggagccgAGGTCGCAGGAGACGCAGAAACAGGACCCGACCGAAGACGCTACACTGACAGAcggcaaagaagaagaacagagcGAG GAGGCGACGAGCTCAGCCCGATGA
- the alg8 gene encoding probable dolichyl pyrophosphate Glc1Man9GlcNAc2 alpha-1,3-glucosyltransferase, with translation MAADGCSWFSALAVGVSLLKCFFISAYRSTDFEVHRNWLAITHSLPVSRWYYENTSEWTLDYPPLFAWFEFGLSQVACSFDANMLQVENLNYASPATVLFQRLSVIVTDVVFIYAARECCRCVREPKGSRDVLSQPSFVLAVLLLWNFGLLLVDHIHFQYNGFLFGFLLLSVAKHLQSQHLQGALLFAFLLNLKHIYLYVAPAYGVYLLRSYCFAQDNKDGSIRWSSFSLLRLLALGAIVTSVCALSFGPFIAMGQLPQVLSRLFPFKRGLCHAYWAPNIWALYNVLDKTLAVLGVRLKLLEEAELPRASMTGGLVQEFEHSVLPSVTPAVTLVCTLLSILPAAASIWLRPRGARGFLRCLLLCALGSFMFGWHVHEKAILIAILPLSILAVESREDAGIFLILTTTGHYSLFPLLFTPAELPIKVALMLMFTVFSFTALRKLHSAQGSLLHPLEVIYLLGLVAVAIACEVVFPLSPWQQRLPFLPLLVTSVYCSMGVCYAFLRLYASLLLRREDKPKLL, from the exons ATGGCGGCGGACGGCTGCAGCTGGTTCTCGGCGTTAGCTGTGGGAGTTTCTCTGCTGAAGTGCTTCTTCATCAGCGCGTA CCGGTCGACGGACTTTGAGGTGCACAGGAACTGGTTGGCCATCACGCACAGCCTGCCCGTGTCCAGGTGGTACTATGAG AACACGTCCGAGTGGACCCTGGACTACCCGCCGCTGTTTGCCTGGTTCGAGTTCGGGCTGTCTCAGGTGGCGTGCAGCTTTGACGCAAACATGCTGCAGGTGGAGAACCTGAACTACGCCAGCCCGGCCACGGTGCTGTTCCAGAGGCTGTCGGTGATCGTCACCGACGTGGTTTTCATCTACGCCGCCAGAGA gtGCTGCAGGTGCGTTCGGGAGCCAAAGGGATCTCGGGACGTTCTGAGCCAGCCGTCCTTCGTCCTGgccgtgctgctgctgtggaacTTCGGCCTCCTCCTCGTCGATC ATATTCACTTCCAGTATAACGGCTTCCTGTTCGGGTTCCTGCTGCTGTCGGTGGCCAAACACCTGCAG TCTCAGCACCTGCAGGGGGCGCTGCTGTTCGCCTTCCTGCTCAACCTGAAGCACATCTACCTGTACGTGGCCCCAGCGTACGGCGTCTACCTGCTGAGGAGTTACTGCTTCGCTCAGGACAACAAAG ACGGCTCCATCAGGTGGTCGAGTTTCAGCCTGCTGCGCCTGCTGGCTCTGGGCGCCATCGTGACCTCTGTCTGCGCTCTGTCCTTTGGCCCTTTCATCGCCATG GGGCAGCTCCCTCAGGTGCTCTCCAGGCTCTTCCCCTTTAAGCGCGGTCTCTGTCACGCCTACTGGGCGCCGAACATCTGGGCGCTCTACAACGTGCTGGACAAAACCCTGGCGGTGCTCG GTGTTCGCCTGAAGCTGCTCGAGGAGGCGGAGCTTCCCCGGGCGTCCATGACAGGCGGGTTGGTTCAGGAGTTTGAGCACTCGGTCCTCCCCTCCGTGACGCCCGCCGTCACGCTCGTCTGCACGCTACTGTCCATCCTG CCGGCGGCGGCATCCATCTGGCTCCGCCCTCGCGGTGCTCGGGGCTTCCTACGCTGCCTGCTACTCTGCGCTCTGGGCTCCTTCATGTTCGGCTGGCATGTCCACGAGAAGGCCATCCTCATCGCCATCCTTCCCCTCAG CATCCTGGCGGTGGAGAGCAGAGAGGATGCTGGGATCTTCCTGATCCTGACCACCACAGGTCACTACTCCCTGTTCCCGCTGCTCTTCACGCCTGCAG AGCTGCCCATTAAGGTGGCGCTCATGCTGATGTTCACCGTCTTCTCCTTCACTGCTCTCAGAAAGCTCCACAG TGCTCAGGGGTCTCTGCTCCATCCTCTGGAGGTTATCTACCTGCTGGGGTTGGTTGCCGTGGCGATCGCCTGTGAGGTTGTCTTCCCGCTGTCGCCGTGGCAGCAGAGGCTGCCCTTCCTCCCCCTGCTGGTGACGTCGGTGTACTGCTCCATGGGAGTCTGTTACGCCTTCCTGCGCCTGTATGCCAGCCTGCTGCTGCGACGGGAGGACAAACCTAAACTGCTGTGA
- the guca1d gene encoding guanylate cyclase activator 1d isoform X1 encodes MGNHGSSLDDILAEDMHHWYNKFMKESPSGLITLFELKAILNLKGMNEDANRYVDQVFFTFDMDGDGYINFVEYIAAISLMLKGEINQKLKWYFKLFDQDGNGKIDKEELETIFTAIQDITRNKDIDPEEIVSLIFEKIDVKGEGELTLEEFIEGAKDHEDIMDMLKTLMDLTPVLLIIIEGRTGNNQ; translated from the exons ATGGGGAACCACGGCTCGAGCCTGGACGACATCCTGGCCGAGGACATGCACCACTGGTACAACAAGTTCATGAAGGAGTCTCCGTCAGGCCTCATCACACTGTTCGAGCTGAAGGCCATACTCAACCTGAAGGGCATGAACGAGGACGCCAACCGCTACGTGGACCAGGTCTTCTTCACCTTCGACATGGACGGG GACGGCTACATTAACTTTGTGGAGTACATCGCAGCCATCAGCCTGATGCTGAAGGGAGAAATCAACCAGAAACTGAAGTGGTACTTCAAACTGTTCGACCAGGACGGCAACGGAAAGATCGACAAGGAAGAGCTGGAGACCATCTTCACG GCCATCCAAGACATCACACGGAACAAAGACATCGACCCCGAGGAAATCGTCTCGCTCATATTTGAGAAGATTGATGTGAAAGGAGAAG GTGAGCTGACCCTGGAGGAGTTCATCGAGGGAGCCAAAGACCACGAAGATATCATGGACATGCTGAAGACCCTGATGGACCTGACGCCGGTCTTACTGATCATTATTGAGGGCCGGACGGGGAACAACCAATGA